A window from Candidatus Nitrospira neomarina encodes these proteins:
- a CDS encoding OmpA family protein, whose amino-acid sequence MFVRFLGILMVCATWGCESLSMTHQSADGLATGPPPATLTSLSTRETEGSSTLAQRMSIPQGPKTEISQEKPSVDPFPTVYFPFDSWEISSEVQDRLDATASWMNRFPNYELIIEGHTDVRGTESYNMILGVRRAKAVKEYLANLGISRKRLDVVSFGNTLVLCEVDDEHQCHQFNRRADLLLE is encoded by the coding sequence ATGTTTGTACGATTTCTTGGGATTCTTATGGTGTGTGCGACATGGGGCTGTGAATCGCTTTCAATGACCCATCAGTCTGCTGATGGCTTGGCGACAGGGCCACCCCCGGCCACTTTGACCTCTCTTTCAACAAGAGAAACTGAAGGCTCCTCGACACTTGCCCAACGCATGAGCATTCCTCAAGGCCCGAAGACGGAAATATCTCAGGAAAAACCCTCAGTAGATCCTTTCCCCACTGTGTACTTTCCATTCGATAGTTGGGAGATTTCATCAGAAGTTCAAGATCGTCTGGATGCCACGGCTAGTTGGATGAACCGCTTTCCGAATTATGAACTCATAATTGAGGGCCATACGGATGTACGTGGAACAGAAAGTTATAATATGATTCTGGGGGTAAGACGAGCAAAAGCCGTCAAAGAATATCTGGCCAATTTAGGAATTTCACGCAAACGTCTTGATGTGGTTTCCTTTGGGAATACCTTGGTCCTATGTGAAGTCGATGACGAACATCAATGCCATCAATTTAACCGACGTGCTGACCTGCTTCTGGAGTAA
- a CDS encoding PAS domain S-box protein: MVTGLILSLNVFVFIWLYVEAVEDEKDRLTHLTSIYVHNLESVNQLTPGWDEGAMPQEFFANRIQQEFDSLRDQHHFGQTGEMLLVRRHENGGQSSSQFQPDLSLDGGTQILPDSRGNRVLLAYQPLEGLPLGVIAKINIQEIQFLYVLGGGAIALLELGIIMVVGLILVQGKKGSRQHSAKDREKIRGFVASGGEGIVTFNEYGKIKTFNETAEAMFSCQASEVIGRPFRNLVVPPEQDVWDLFVLSYGQSRIQRMGGVLKEFKAQKKDGTVFPLSLTLSESLLADQRMFTAFLRDETEQKLAERRLAAQYAIARVLADCTTIQQATPEILQAVCKSLGWQVGVLWQVKPGTKILFCVEVWRTSHERFSEFVAVTQSMSFSKGVGLPGRIWETGNPIWIPDAVKDPNFPRAPMAAQEGLHAAFAFPIRLGETILGVMEFFSREIQEPDEALLHQMVSVGSQIGQFMQRKETEMALRESEERTRLILDTALDAVITLDEQGYVIGWNSQAERMFGWSREEIIGQQVVNTIIPPKYREAYPQGIQGYLTSEVGAILNKRIELSGLHRDGHEFPLELAITAVQSQGKTIVSGFLRDLTERRQTEEALLKSEEQRRQAQKMEAIGTLAGGIAHDFNNILSAIIGYTELAMTQIGVGSPVLPRLQEVLRAGYRAKNLVRQILTFSRRDESGKKVMYLQPIVQEALNLLRASLPSTIYLHAELQPSTAPVLADATQIHQVVMNLGANAEYAMRPMGGRLTVTLDEVAIDETTVSLVQGLHAGPYIRLKVADSGQGMSPSVTKRIFDPFFTTKDVGEGTGMGLAVIHGVVTSHGGVIRVDSRKGQGTTFTIYLPCSSLPVEVQQVLSTSSSYGRKGTVMFVDDEVSIAKWAKDMLENMGYLVVVFTNGPEALQAFKENPDQFDVLVTDQTMPGMTGELLARQVMSIRPGFPVILCSGFSYTMNKDKALSMGFRAYLAKPVLMGDMEQALQVALTPSVPH; this comes from the coding sequence ATGGTGACAGGGCTGATCCTGTCCCTTAACGTTTTTGTGTTTATTTGGCTTTATGTTGAAGCCGTCGAAGATGAAAAAGATCGACTGACTCATCTGACCAGCATATACGTTCATAATTTGGAATCCGTAAATCAATTGACTCCCGGGTGGGACGAAGGGGCAATGCCTCAAGAATTCTTCGCCAATCGCATTCAACAGGAATTTGATTCTCTGAGGGATCAACATCACTTTGGGCAAACAGGAGAGATGCTTCTAGTTCGCCGGCATGAAAATGGAGGGCAGAGTTCTTCTCAATTTCAACCGGATTTATCCCTCGATGGTGGGACGCAAATTTTGCCTGATAGTCGAGGGAACAGGGTTTTACTAGCCTATCAACCCCTTGAGGGTCTTCCTCTGGGAGTGATAGCGAAAATTAATATTCAGGAAATCCAATTTCTCTATGTTCTTGGTGGAGGAGCCATTGCATTACTGGAATTAGGGATCATAATGGTGGTCGGATTGATCCTGGTTCAAGGTAAAAAAGGCAGTAGGCAGCATTCGGCTAAAGACCGAGAAAAAATTCGAGGATTCGTAGCGAGTGGGGGCGAGGGAATTGTGACTTTTAATGAATATGGGAAGATCAAAACATTTAATGAAACGGCGGAAGCGATGTTTTCCTGTCAGGCCTCAGAAGTCATAGGCCGGCCGTTTAGAAACCTGGTTGTTCCCCCGGAACAAGACGTGTGGGATCTATTTGTCTTGTCCTATGGGCAATCGAGAATACAACGTATGGGTGGTGTGCTGAAAGAATTCAAGGCCCAAAAAAAAGATGGAACAGTTTTCCCTCTGTCGTTGACCTTGAGCGAGTCGCTGCTAGCGGACCAGCGCATGTTCACAGCGTTTTTACGGGATGAGACAGAACAAAAACTCGCTGAACGCCGGTTAGCCGCACAATATGCGATCGCCAGGGTGTTGGCCGATTGCACGACCATTCAACAAGCCACTCCTGAAATTCTTCAGGCGGTCTGTAAAAGTTTAGGATGGCAAGTGGGGGTACTCTGGCAGGTGAAGCCTGGGACCAAAATCCTGTTTTGTGTGGAAGTGTGGCGAACCTCACACGAACGGTTTTCTGAATTTGTTGCTGTGACGCAAAGTATGTCCTTTTCAAAGGGAGTTGGCCTGCCTGGACGGATCTGGGAGACAGGTAACCCGATATGGATTCCTGATGCGGTCAAGGACCCTAATTTTCCTCGTGCACCAATGGCCGCTCAGGAAGGGTTACATGCGGCATTTGCTTTTCCTATCAGGCTAGGCGAGACAATTCTTGGAGTAATGGAGTTTTTTAGCCGGGAAATCCAGGAGCCGGATGAAGCCTTATTGCACCAAATGGTATCTGTTGGAAGCCAGATTGGGCAGTTTATGCAACGAAAAGAGACAGAGATGGCTCTACGGGAAAGTGAAGAACGAACACGGCTCATTTTGGACACGGCCCTTGATGCGGTGATCACCTTAGATGAACAGGGTTATGTTATTGGGTGGAACTCACAGGCGGAACGCATGTTTGGATGGTCCAGGGAAGAAATCATCGGGCAACAAGTCGTAAACACTATAATCCCACCCAAATACCGAGAGGCCTATCCACAGGGAATTCAAGGCTATCTCACGTCAGAGGTCGGTGCAATATTAAATAAACGGATTGAATTGTCCGGGTTGCATCGTGATGGCCATGAGTTTCCCCTGGAATTGGCGATTACGGCTGTTCAATCACAAGGAAAAACAATTGTGAGTGGGTTTCTCCGCGATTTAACCGAGCGACGACAGACAGAAGAAGCCCTGTTGAAAAGTGAAGAGCAGCGTCGGCAAGCCCAAAAAATGGAAGCGATAGGGACATTAGCCGGTGGGATTGCACATGATTTCAATAATATCTTATCGGCCATAATAGGCTATACCGAACTGGCCATGACTCAAATTGGGGTGGGCAGCCCAGTTTTGCCCCGATTACAAGAAGTCTTACGAGCAGGTTATCGCGCCAAAAATCTTGTTCGGCAAATCTTAACTTTCAGCCGGCGAGATGAATCTGGGAAAAAAGTGATGTATTTACAGCCGATTGTGCAGGAAGCATTGAACCTTCTTCGTGCTTCTCTTCCGTCTACGATTTATCTACATGCAGAACTCCAACCAAGCACTGCGCCGGTTCTGGCTGATGCGACTCAGATCCATCAAGTGGTCATGAATTTGGGGGCTAATGCAGAATATGCCATGAGGCCGATGGGCGGAAGGTTGACGGTCACATTAGATGAAGTAGCAATTGATGAAACGACAGTTTCTCTTGTTCAAGGGTTGCATGCTGGGCCTTATATCCGCCTGAAAGTTGCTGATTCCGGGCAAGGGATGTCACCGAGTGTTACGAAACGAATTTTTGATCCGTTTTTTACTACCAAGGATGTGGGGGAGGGCACAGGGATGGGGTTGGCCGTTATTCATGGGGTCGTGACGAGTCATGGAGGAGTGATTCGGGTCGATAGTCGGAAAGGCCAGGGCACGACCTTTACCATTTACCTCCCTTGTTCCTCTCTCCCAGTCGAAGTTCAGCAGGTCCTGTCAACGTCTTCTTCCTATGGTAGGAAGGGAACAGTGATGTTTGTGGATGATGAGGTGTCTATTGCCAAATGGGCCAAGGATATGTTGGAAAATATGGGCTACCTGGTTGTCGTATTTACCAATGGTCCTGAAGCGCTGCAGGCATTTAAAGAAAATCCTGATCAATTTGATGTCCTTGTGACGGATCAAACCATGCCAGGCATGACGGGAGAATTGCTGGCTCGTCAAGTAATGAGCATACGTCCAGGGTTCCCCGTTATTTTGTGTTCAGGGTTTAGTTACACAATGAATAAAGACAAAGCCTTGTCGATGGGTTTCCGAGCCTATTTAGCCAAGCCGGTGTTAATGGGGGATATGGAGCAAGCGCTTCAAGTTGCGTTGACTCCCTCTGTCCCTCATTGA
- a CDS encoding energy transducer TonB family protein: MNVSRNLGFFMQVFWLLSSPALSYPAESDFATHQSDHEEDVQVETLDTVHVHGLRLNKDQQIGPVPQRTPWPTIPSTLDGQILDDWLKARILVSKNSDVTVVILQPAAHQELTQASLLALKQWTFLPQMNGEEPIDGEVSLRIHFRTQ, encoded by the coding sequence ATGAACGTTTCCCGGAATCTTGGTTTCTTTATGCAGGTGTTTTGGCTATTAAGTAGTCCCGCGCTTTCCTATCCGGCTGAATCAGATTTCGCGACGCATCAATCTGACCACGAAGAAGACGTACAGGTGGAAACCCTCGATACCGTCCATGTCCATGGGCTACGACTCAATAAAGATCAACAAATTGGGCCTGTCCCACAACGAACTCCCTGGCCGACCATTCCATCTACCTTAGATGGGCAGATCTTAGATGATTGGCTTAAAGCTCGAATATTGGTCAGTAAAAATTCAGATGTGACCGTAGTTATTCTTCAACCTGCCGCACATCAGGAACTCACTCAAGCTTCTTTACTGGCTCTCAAGCAATGGACGTTTTTGCCTCAAATGAATGGCGAGGAACCTATCGATGGTGAGGTCTCGCTCCGTATTCACTTTCGTACTCAGTAA
- a CDS encoding Flp family type IVb pilin, with amino-acid sequence MGEFLFKEHGAAATEYALLLSLIGMIVIGSLQALGSNLFDGLSALDHVFVSTQMKDDLLNHP; translated from the coding sequence ATGGGTGAATTTTTATTCAAAGAGCATGGGGCGGCAGCGACGGAATATGCCTTACTTCTGAGTTTAATCGGTATGATCGTTATCGGATCTCTTCAGGCACTAGGTTCCAATCTGTTTGATGGGCTTTCGGCGCTAGACCATGTTTTTGTATCGACCCAAATGAAGGATGACCTGTTGAATCATCCATAA
- a CDS encoding TonB-dependent receptor, which yields MLNGDDKWMVWCGLVLWIFGLGTFVSVSLVQAMEKDNNKIWIVTGLVQYEDLRRVHQATVELRDQEGTLIETQVTNEGGEFILAPPEAGIYSIRAIQSDLSSESTILKIENDPILEVKLTLAHRQELTLEVVASLPPIQHRLSGESYSVSRKDIEELPRGNNIALNDLLLTLPSAVDGGLKQVHIRQDHANYQFRVDGVPIPDTVSSVFTDVISPRTWERADIILGGPEAQFGNKTAAVIDVTTKSGTKPGFGSVQYFGGSNETINPAFEYGGTVGSSFRYYLQNSFTSTNRGINPPTLGKTIFHDQSNQNQTMVRGDLQIDNQNTVTWLFLNSVAKFQIPTKPGLVANPTIVGLIQETDSGFEPVTSQNIDEFQKENNQYSHLVWRHDWSQDQFLSLSGFFQHSRATFTTDPFNALSYTEDTDEPFSASDQDRWAYAGGIRFDYSHRLNPDHLIKTGFQIQRTQAVNKTRVSAFLRDGAGDPIGGVISRNADNRTIGWREEFWIQDQWTPWAQWTFNLGVRFDQIQALTNDGQVSPRVGATYAMTPNHVFHAFYGRLFTPPNLESVPFLQLNTIGTTAQPENLTNRTVEPERAHYFEVGSAHALGDSLSIELTGYYKLNKNLSDAGQFGTSPLLNYFAFKRGWQRGIDLTVKAKFLENLYGRGNVAWGQCRGKKLQSGYFLLEQNEINDINSNSGVYCDHMQLVTSSAVLTYRPFSHTTFSGQMLFGSGLRSSDPGGKTNATHSPSYTTYNLSIEHLLPLWDNYKALLGFDVINLLDQQVFLNDGEGSIGLGVAHANMPRSFFFRGQFFFGG from the coding sequence ATGTTGAATGGGGATGATAAATGGATGGTATGGTGTGGACTTGTTCTCTGGATTTTCGGATTGGGGACGTTTGTGAGTGTTAGCCTTGTTCAAGCTATGGAAAAAGACAATAACAAAATCTGGATTGTAACCGGTTTAGTGCAATATGAGGATCTTCGCCGAGTCCATCAGGCAACAGTAGAATTGCGGGATCAAGAAGGCACGCTCATTGAGACTCAAGTGACGAATGAAGGGGGTGAGTTTATTTTAGCTCCTCCGGAGGCTGGTATTTATTCTATTCGAGCCATTCAGTCAGACTTATCGAGTGAATCAACGATTCTTAAGATTGAAAACGATCCAATCCTTGAGGTCAAGTTAACCCTGGCACATCGTCAGGAGTTAACTCTTGAGGTTGTGGCTTCTTTGCCTCCTATTCAGCATCGGCTCTCCGGAGAATCCTATTCGGTTAGTCGCAAGGATATCGAGGAATTACCCAGAGGGAATAATATTGCTCTGAATGATCTGCTTTTAACCCTTCCTAGCGCGGTAGACGGGGGATTGAAGCAAGTTCACATTCGTCAAGATCATGCCAATTACCAATTCCGGGTTGATGGGGTTCCTATTCCCGATACCGTCTCTTCGGTGTTTACAGATGTCATTTCTCCACGAACCTGGGAGCGTGCAGACATTATTTTAGGTGGCCCGGAAGCGCAATTCGGAAATAAAACCGCAGCCGTGATTGACGTGACCACCAAAAGCGGGACCAAGCCTGGCTTTGGGTCTGTCCAATATTTTGGAGGTTCGAATGAAACCATTAATCCGGCTTTTGAGTATGGGGGGACGGTAGGGTCAAGCTTTCGCTACTATCTGCAAAATAGCTTTACATCCACAAACCGAGGGATTAATCCTCCGACCTTGGGAAAAACGATTTTTCATGATCAAAGTAACCAAAATCAAACCATGGTGCGGGGGGACTTGCAAATCGATAATCAGAATACCGTGACGTGGCTATTTCTAAACTCAGTTGCCAAATTTCAAATTCCAACAAAACCAGGGCTAGTGGCAAATCCCACTATTGTCGGGCTTATCCAAGAGACTGATTCGGGTTTTGAACCGGTGACTTCTCAAAATATCGATGAATTCCAAAAGGAGAACAATCAGTATTCACATCTTGTTTGGCGACATGATTGGAGCCAGGATCAATTTCTCAGCCTATCGGGGTTTTTCCAGCATTCCCGAGCCACGTTCACGACTGACCCTTTCAATGCCTTATCCTATACGGAAGATACAGACGAGCCCTTTTCGGCAAGCGATCAGGACCGGTGGGCCTATGCAGGAGGGATACGGTTTGATTACAGTCATCGATTAAATCCCGATCATTTAATTAAAACGGGATTCCAGATTCAAAGGACCCAGGCTGTCAATAAAACCCGGGTGTCGGCTTTTTTGAGGGATGGAGCAGGCGATCCGATAGGGGGAGTCATTTCTCGCAATGCCGATAACCGCACCATTGGATGGCGCGAGGAATTCTGGATTCAAGACCAATGGACCCCCTGGGCTCAATGGACCTTTAACCTTGGCGTCCGCTTCGATCAAATCCAGGCGTTGACCAATGATGGACAAGTAAGTCCACGGGTAGGCGCCACGTATGCCATGACTCCCAATCATGTCTTTCATGCCTTTTATGGAAGATTATTTACTCCTCCAAATCTTGAATCCGTTCCATTCCTTCAGTTGAATACCATTGGTACTACCGCCCAGCCAGAAAATTTGACGAATCGAACCGTTGAACCTGAGCGGGCGCATTATTTCGAAGTCGGCTCCGCCCATGCCTTGGGGGATTCATTGTCCATAGAATTAACCGGTTATTATAAATTGAATAAAAATCTATCAGATGCGGGCCAATTCGGAACCTCCCCGCTTCTTAATTATTTTGCATTTAAACGTGGATGGCAACGGGGAATCGACCTGACGGTTAAGGCTAAATTTTTAGAAAACCTGTACGGGCGTGGTAATGTCGCTTGGGGTCAATGTCGAGGAAAAAAACTGCAGTCAGGTTATTTTTTGTTGGAGCAAAACGAAATTAATGATATAAATTCCAACAGCGGAGTATATTGTGATCATATGCAATTGGTCACGAGTTCGGCTGTGCTTACCTATCGCCCTTTTTCACATACGACGTTCTCCGGCCAAATGTTGTTTGGATCTGGCCTTCGGTCATCGGATCCCGGTGGGAAAACCAACGCGACTCACAGCCCGTCGTACACCACCTATAATCTTTCCATCGAACACCTTCTACCTCTTTGGGATAACTATAAAGCGCTGTTGGGTTTTGATGTCATCAATCTCCTGGACCAACAAGTTTTTCTAAATGATGGGGAGGGGAGTATTGGCCTTGGTGTAGCTCATGCCAACATGCCCCGTTCATTTTTCTTTCGTGGACAATTCTTTTTTGGTGGATAA